In Methanosarcina barkeri MS, a single window of DNA contains:
- a CDS encoding NUDIX domain-containing protein translates to MRVHSNGILLFRFRNEILEVMLVHPGGPFWANKDYGVWSIPKGLPEGHEKPLDTAKREFKEETGFEADGEFIDLGELNQSRKKIVHVWALEKDLDISNVVSNTFPLEWPKNSGKVHEYPEVDRAGWFDIELAKKKIRKEQIGFIDRLMGIINYSQKKEPLEKKRYRQTTLF, encoded by the coding sequence GTGCGTGTTCATAGTAATGGCATTCTTTTATTCAGGTTCAGGAATGAGATACTCGAAGTGATGCTGGTTCACCCAGGCGGGCCATTTTGGGCAAACAAAGACTACGGAGTGTGGTCAATACCCAAAGGGCTACCCGAAGGGCACGAAAAACCTCTGGACACGGCAAAAAGAGAATTTAAAGAAGAAACAGGTTTTGAGGCTGACGGCGAGTTTATTGATCTGGGAGAGTTGAACCAATCTAGAAAGAAGATAGTCCATGTATGGGCTCTTGAAAAAGACCTGGATATATCAAATGTTGTAAGTAATACATTTCCGCTTGAGTGGCCGAAAAACTCCGGGAAAGTACACGAGTATCCCGAGGTCGATAGAGCAGGCTGGTTTGATATTGAGCTCGCTAAGAAAAAAATACGAAAAGAACAAATAGGTTTTATTGATAGGCTTATGGGCATTATAAATTACTCTCAAAAGAAAGAACCCTTAGAAAAGAAAAGATACAGGCAAACTACATTATTTTAA
- a CDS encoding class I SAM-dependent methyltransferase gives MDYVHGYSNRENSRLHDQANTLTALLHSDTIYPPGSKVLEAGCGVGAQTVILSRNSPEASITSIDISDESVEKARQLVKKEGVENVDFQVANIFSLPYEDETFDHIFICFVLEHLKNPLDALLSVKKVLKKEGTITVIEGDHGSSYFYPRSDEAMQAIKCLIDIQELLGGNSLIGREIYPLLNRAGFKNVNVSPRMVYVDSSKPDLVEGFTKNTFTAMVEGVREQALELKMIDEKTWNKGISDLYRTAGQEGTFCYTFFKGTAIK, from the coding sequence ATGGATTACGTACACGGATATTCTAATAGAGAAAATTCTCGACTTCATGACCAGGCAAATACACTCACCGCGCTATTACATAGTGATACCATATATCCTCCGGGAAGCAAAGTGCTTGAGGCCGGTTGCGGTGTGGGCGCGCAGACAGTCATACTGAGCAGAAACAGTCCCGAAGCCAGCATCACATCAATTGATATTTCAGATGAATCGGTAGAAAAAGCAAGACAATTGGTTAAAAAAGAAGGGGTGGAGAATGTTGATTTTCAGGTAGCTAATATTTTCTCTCTGCCCTATGAAGACGAGACTTTTGACCATATTTTCATATGCTTTGTACTTGAACACCTTAAGAACCCTCTTGATGCCTTATTGTCGGTGAAAAAGGTACTCAAAAAAGAGGGCACGATAACTGTCATAGAAGGAGATCACGGCTCAAGCTATTTTTATCCCAGGAGCGATGAAGCTATGCAAGCAATAAAGTGCCTGATCGATATCCAGGAACTTCTGGGAGGTAATTCCCTCATAGGTAGAGAAATCTACCCGCTGTTGAATCGAGCTGGTTTTAAAAATGTGAATGTCTCCCCCAGAATGGTATATGTTGATTCGAGTAAACCCGATCTGGTAGAAGGATTTACGAAGAATACTTTTACTGCGATGGTCGAGGGAGTCAGGGAGCAGGCACTGGAGCTAAAGATGATCGATGAAAAAACGTGGAATAAAGGTATTAGCGACCTTTACCGGACTGCAGGGCAAGAAGGCACGTTTTGTTATACCTTTTTTAAAGGCACAGCCATTAAATAA
- the nikR gene encoding nickel-responsive transcriptional regulator NikR has product METELMRIGVSLPDTLLNKFDEIVEKRGYSSRSEGMRDAIRSYIYHYEWINDVKGYRIGTIAVIYDNKRKDLANVLTNIQHNYSHLIRSSVHVYLDRENCFELIFLNGKGEDIAELTESIIALKGVKFSKLTTISLNK; this is encoded by the coding sequence ATAGAAACAGAACTTATGAGGATAGGTGTCTCTCTTCCAGATACCCTTCTGAATAAATTCGATGAAATCGTTGAGAAAAGAGGTTATTCTTCCCGCTCGGAAGGCATGAGAGATGCTATCAGGAGTTATATTTACCATTATGAATGGATAAACGACGTTAAGGGCTATCGTATAGGAACAATTGCGGTTATTTATGACAACAAGAGAAAAGACCTTGCAAATGTTTTAACAAATATCCAGCATAACTATTCTCACCTGATAAGATCTTCAGTGCATGTTTACCTTGATCGTGAAAATTGTTTTGAACTAATTTTTCTCAATGGAAAAGGTGAAGATATTGCAGAACTTACTGAATCTATAATAGCCTTGAAAGGAGTCAAATTTTCAAAACTTACAACTATATCATTAAATAAATAA